Proteins encoded in a region of the Streptococcus sanguinis genome:
- a CDS encoding V-type ATP synthase subunit D — protein MTRLNVKPTRMELNNLKARLKTAVRGHKLLKDKRDELMRRFIESVRENNQLRQKVESALVGHLQDFVMAKALESDLMVEEIFAVPMREVNLHVETENIMSVRVPKVHAHIDSPYGDDEGDVVYSYVASNSQMDETIESMSDLLPDLLRLAEIEKSCQLMADEIEKTRRRVNGLEYATIPDLKETIYYIEMKLEEAERASLVRMMKVK, from the coding sequence ATGACGCGACTCAATGTCAAGCCGACTCGGATGGAGCTGAATAACTTAAAAGCCCGTCTCAAAACGGCTGTCCGTGGTCATAAACTGCTCAAGGACAAGCGGGATGAGCTGATGCGGCGCTTCATTGAGTCTGTCCGTGAGAACAATCAGCTCCGCCAAAAGGTCGAATCCGCTCTGGTCGGTCACCTACAGGATTTTGTCATGGCCAAGGCGCTGGAGAGCGATCTCATGGTCGAGGAGATTTTCGCTGTGCCCATGCGGGAAGTCAATCTGCATGTGGAAACAGAGAATATCATGAGTGTGCGTGTGCCCAAGGTGCACGCCCATATTGACAGTCCCTACGGAGATGACGAGGGAGATGTGGTCTACAGCTATGTCGCTTCTAACAGCCAGATGGATGAAACCATTGAAAGTATGAGCGATTTGCTTCCTGACCTGCTGAGATTGGCAGAGATTGAGAAAAGCTGCCAGCTCATGGCGGATGAAATCGAGAAAACCCGTCGACGGGTCAACGGACTAGAGTATGCTACCATCCCTGACCTCAAAGAAACCATTTACTACATCGAAATGAAACTGGAAGAAGCCGAACGCGCCAGCCTCGTCCGAATGATGAAGGTGAAATAA
- a CDS encoding LysM peptidoglycan-binding domain-containing protein has translation MKMNKKLLLASTVALSALPLLTTRAEEQPQNWTARTVEQIKADITSNENQQTYTVQYGDTLGNIAQAMNIDLVELAKINQIANADLIFPGTVLTVTTNGQNEIASVEIQSYQAGNNAGYVTESYTADEIFGTEQATPAAPAQAAETPAPAVEEAVAAPADQAPAPAEEAPAPVAEVASEAASAAEENAAAPVEAAPQPAVAASPEAPVEAAPEVTELGQDQVSQATAAVEPTTYNAPAVTDAASVATNNSANAGLQPQTAALKEEIAAKYGITEFSLYRPGDSGDHGKGLAADFIVGENTELGNQVAADVTSNMTERGISYVIWQQQFYAPFESIYGPANTWNQMPDRGSVTENHYDHVHVSMNE, from the coding sequence ATGAAAATGAATAAGAAATTACTTTTGGCTTCAACTGTTGCTTTGTCAGCATTGCCTTTGTTGACAACGCGAGCTGAGGAGCAGCCACAAAACTGGACTGCCAGAACAGTTGAGCAAATTAAAGCAGATATTACTAGTAATGAAAACCAACAAACATACACTGTTCAATATGGAGATACTTTGGGAAATATAGCTCAAGCGATGAATATTGACCTTGTTGAATTGGCTAAAATCAATCAAATTGCCAATGCTGACTTGATTTTCCCAGGTACTGTTTTGACTGTTACAACAAATGGACAAAATGAAATTGCCTCTGTAGAAATCCAAAGCTACCAAGCAGGAAATAACGCAGGATATGTAACAGAAAGTTATACAGCTGACGAGATTTTTGGTACTGAGCAAGCAACCCCTGCGGCACCGGCTCAAGCAGCAGAAACTCCAGCACCGGCTGTTGAGGAAGCTGTTGCAGCTCCAGCAGACCAAGCACCAGCGCCTGCTGAAGAAGCTCCTGCCCCAGTAGCAGAAGTTGCAAGTGAAGCAGCCTCAGCTGCGGAAGAAAATGCAGCAGCTCCTGTAGAAGCAGCGCCACAGCCAGCAGTAGCTGCAAGTCCAGAAGCGCCAGTAGAGGCAGCTCCAGAAGTGACTGAATTAGGCCAAGACCAAGTCAGTCAAGCAACTGCTGCAGTTGAACCTACAACTTACAACGCTCCAGCTGTAACAGATGCAGCTAGTGTGGCAACCAACAACTCTGCTAATGCCGGCCTTCAGCCACAGACTGCTGCTCTGAAAGAAGAGATAGCAGCTAAATATGGAATTACAGAATTTAGTCTCTACCGCCCAGGTGATAGTGGTGACCATGGTAAAGGCTTAGCGGCTGACTTTATCGTTGGTGAGAATACTGAATTAGGAAACCAGGTCGCAGCCGATGTTACTTCTAATATGACTGAAAGAGGAATCTCTTACGTTATCTGGCAGCAACAGTTCTATGCACCATTTGAAAGCATTTATGGACCAGCTAATACTTGGAACCAAATGCCAGACCGTGGCAGCGTAACTGAAAATCATTACGACCACGTTCACGTATCTATGAATGAATAA
- the thrC gene encoding threonine synthase, whose protein sequence is MTLVYQSTRDEKNRVTASQAILQGLATDGGLFTPITYPQVDLDFSKLKDASYQEVAKLVLSAFLDDFSEAELDHCINHAYDSKFDDEAIAPLVKLDGQYNLELFHGVTIAFKDMALSILPHLMTTAAKKHGLENKIVILTATSGDTGKAAMAGFADVPGTEIIVFYPKDGVSKVQELQMTTQTGANTHVVAIDGNFDDAQTNVKHMFNDTDLRARLLEHKLQFSSANSMNIGRLVPQIVYYVYAYARLVKTGEITAGDKVNFTVPTGNFGNILAAYYAKQIGLPVGKLICASNENNVLTDFFKTQVYDKKRSFKVTSSPSMDILVSSNLERLIFHLSGNSAEKTAALMAALNEHGQYELTDFDTEILELFAADYATETETAAEIKRVYQASNYIEDPHTAVASAVYQKYLAETGDQRKTVIASTASPYKFPVVAVEAVTGQSGLSDFEALAQLHELSGVALPPAVDGLETAPVRHKTTVAADQMQAAVEDYLGL, encoded by the coding sequence ATGACCTTAGTTTATCAATCAACACGCGACGAAAAGAATAGAGTAACAGCTAGCCAGGCGATTCTGCAAGGTTTGGCGACAGATGGCGGGCTCTTTACGCCCATTACCTATCCGCAGGTCGATTTAGACTTTTCCAAGCTCAAAGACGCTTCTTATCAGGAAGTAGCCAAGCTGGTTTTGTCTGCATTTTTGGACGATTTTTCTGAAGCGGAGCTGGACCACTGTATCAACCATGCCTATGACAGCAAGTTTGATGATGAGGCGATTGCTCCCTTGGTCAAGCTGGATGGTCAGTACAATCTAGAGCTTTTCCACGGAGTGACCATTGCTTTCAAGGACATGGCTTTGTCCATCCTGCCTCACTTGATGACAACCGCAGCCAAAAAGCATGGCTTGGAAAACAAAATTGTCATTCTGACAGCAACTTCTGGCGATACAGGCAAGGCAGCTATGGCGGGCTTTGCGGATGTTCCTGGGACTGAGATTATCGTCTTTTATCCCAAAGACGGTGTCAGCAAGGTCCAAGAGCTGCAAATGACGACGCAGACAGGTGCCAATACGCATGTGGTTGCTATTGACGGCAACTTTGACGATGCCCAGACCAATGTTAAACACATGTTCAATGACACAGACCTAAGAGCTCGTCTCTTGGAGCACAAACTGCAGTTTTCATCAGCTAACTCCATGAATATCGGCCGTTTGGTGCCTCAGATTGTCTACTATGTCTATGCTTATGCTCGACTGGTGAAGACGGGAGAAATTACAGCAGGAGACAAGGTCAACTTTACAGTTCCGACAGGGAACTTTGGTAATATCCTAGCAGCCTATTATGCCAAGCAAATCGGTCTGCCGGTTGGCAAGCTGATCTGCGCATCAAATGAGAACAATGTCCTGACCGACTTCTTCAAGACTCAGGTTTATGACAAGAAGCGGAGCTTCAAGGTGACGTCTAGTCCGTCCATGGATATTCTGGTTTCTTCTAACTTAGAGCGTCTCATTTTCCATCTGTCTGGTAACAGCGCTGAGAAAACAGCTGCTTTGATGGCGGCTCTGAATGAGCATGGACAGTATGAACTGACGGACTTTGACACTGAGATTTTAGAGCTCTTTGCGGCTGACTATGCCACAGAGACAGAAACAGCAGCTGAAATCAAGCGGGTCTATCAAGCCTCTAACTACATCGAAGACCCTCATACTGCCGTTGCGTCCGCTGTCTATCAAAAGTACTTGGCAGAGACAGGCGATCAGCGCAAGACTGTTATCGCGTCTACCGCTAGTCCTTATAAATTCCCAGTTGTGGCTGTTGAGGCTGTGACTGGTCAGTCAGGACTTAGTGACTTCGAGGCTTTGGCTCAACTGCACGAACTTTCTGGCGTAGCCCTTCCACCAGCCGTGGATGGCTTAGAAACAGCCCCAGTGCGTCATAAAACGACAGTCGCTGCAGACCAAATGCAGGCAGCAGTTGAGGATTATTTGGGGTTGTAA
- the pulA gene encoding type I pullulanase has product MAFRIFQAYLDDENIITIELEKSFEAYSIHFTLEDKHSSSPLTVKNINNQEERIIYTVSTNEPIDLTQSYKVYDQDRNHTDLQYRHIVKKPIFDEIFDYAGDDLGAQYSPQATDFKLWAPISEKVLLHLKDQVHQLKRLDRGVWHTRIEGDLEGASYSYLHKINGKWIEVHDPYALSSDVNSGNSYVINLDKIKKPIKRAKTQLNPTEAVIYEMSVRDFSMQKEAGFSYPGKFASLSESPVVHGQKFGLDYLKELGISHVQLMPVYDFGSVDEKHPELVYNWGYDPVQYNVPDGSFASDPRDPYARILELQAAITAYHNADISVIMDVVYNHVYDANSYAFEKIVPGYFFRLNDMGYRTNGTFCGNDVASEKAMVRRYIKQSVKQWVILYGFDGFRFDLMGILDIQTMQQIADELKALYPNIYLYGEGWQMDTGLASERLAHQYNAAQLPDYGFFSDHFRDSLKQTIAQGRQIESKTPASQLENVLTANVGLKGEAHFTAPQQAINYVECHDNATVFDYFDIVNPAITLRDRLANSRLALHLVLLAQGVPFIHSGQEFFRTKNLIDNTYNMPDEINKLDWLRSLHYTEDIAFVKKLIDFRKAHPLLHLKTSTAIKQACQVNWLTDSLLEYKIQDSKESMTIVINFGIQEAVYENKNKQKLHLQYPAIDAQKPIAPLADSYSLAGKQLIVLK; this is encoded by the coding sequence ATGGCCTTTCGTATTTTTCAAGCCTATTTAGATGACGAAAATATCATCACCATCGAACTGGAAAAGAGCTTTGAAGCCTACTCCATCCACTTTACACTGGAAGACAAGCACAGCTCCAGCCCTTTAACCGTCAAAAACATCAACAATCAGGAAGAGCGGATTATCTACACTGTATCGACTAATGAGCCCATTGACCTGACGCAGTCCTACAAGGTCTATGACCAAGACCGCAACCATACCGACCTGCAGTACCGCCATATCGTGAAAAAGCCTATTTTCGATGAGATTTTTGACTATGCGGGCGACGATTTGGGAGCTCAATACAGTCCCCAAGCCACCGATTTCAAACTCTGGGCACCTATTTCTGAAAAAGTCCTCCTACATCTGAAAGACCAAGTTCATCAGCTCAAACGTCTGGATAGGGGAGTCTGGCATACACGGATTGAGGGAGATTTAGAGGGAGCCTCCTATTCTTATCTCCATAAGATCAATGGCAAGTGGATCGAAGTCCATGATCCCTACGCCCTATCCTCAGATGTCAATTCGGGCAACAGCTATGTCATCAATCTAGACAAGATTAAAAAGCCTATCAAACGAGCGAAAACACAGCTGAATCCGACAGAAGCCGTCATTTATGAAATGAGCGTCCGCGATTTCTCTATGCAGAAAGAAGCTGGTTTCTCCTATCCTGGGAAGTTTGCCTCGCTGAGTGAATCTCCAGTCGTTCACGGTCAGAAGTTTGGTCTGGACTATCTGAAAGAGCTAGGTATCAGCCACGTGCAGCTTATGCCTGTCTACGATTTTGGCAGCGTTGATGAAAAGCATCCAGAGCTTGTCTACAACTGGGGCTACGATCCTGTCCAGTACAATGTCCCAGATGGCAGTTTTGCCAGCGACCCACGAGACCCCTATGCCCGCATCTTAGAGCTGCAGGCGGCCATTACTGCCTACCACAATGCTGATATCAGCGTCATCATGGATGTGGTCTACAATCATGTCTATGACGCCAACAGCTATGCTTTTGAAAAAATCGTGCCCGGCTATTTTTTCCGGCTCAATGACATGGGCTACCGGACCAACGGAACCTTCTGCGGCAATGATGTGGCCAGTGAGAAGGCCATGGTCCGCCGCTATATCAAGCAGTCGGTCAAGCAATGGGTCATCCTCTATGGCTTTGACGGTTTCCGCTTTGATCTGATGGGGATTTTAGATATCCAAACCATGCAGCAGATAGCTGACGAACTCAAGGCGCTCTATCCTAACATCTATCTCTATGGTGAAGGCTGGCAGATGGATACTGGACTGGCAAGTGAGCGATTGGCTCATCAGTACAATGCTGCTCAGCTTCCGGATTATGGATTTTTCAGTGACCATTTCCGTGACAGTCTCAAACAGACCATCGCCCAAGGCCGGCAAATCGAGAGCAAGACTCCTGCCAGTCAGCTTGAAAATGTCCTGACAGCCAATGTCGGTCTAAAAGGTGAGGCTCATTTCACTGCGCCCCAGCAAGCTATTAATTATGTCGAGTGCCATGACAATGCAACAGTTTTTGATTACTTTGATATCGTCAATCCTGCTATCACCCTGCGGGATCGGCTGGCCAATTCGCGGCTGGCTCTCCATCTCGTCCTCCTGGCTCAAGGTGTACCCTTTATCCACAGCGGTCAGGAATTTTTCCGGACTAAAAATCTGATTGACAACACCTATAATATGCCCGACGAGATCAATAAGCTAGACTGGCTGCGCTCTCTGCATTACACAGAAGACATTGCTTTTGTCAAGAAGCTGATTGACTTCCGCAAGGCGCATCCGCTGCTGCATCTAAAGACCAGCACTGCCATCAAGCAAGCCTGTCAGGTCAACTGGCTGACAGACAGTTTATTGGAGTACAAAATTCAAGACAGCAAGGAGAGCATGACCATTGTCATCAACTTTGGCATCCAAGAGGCTGTCTACGAAAACAAAAACAAGCAAAAGCTACACCTCCAATACCCAGCCATTGATGCCCAAAAACCAATCGCACCACTAGCTGACAGTTACAGCCTAGCTGGTAAGCAGTTGATTGTTTTGAAATAG